One Planctomycetota bacterium genomic window carries:
- a CDS encoding prepilin-type N-terminal cleavage/methylation domain-containing protein → MNKRRGQAAFTMIEMLVAMAVATIMILFVNQIFNTARSAVSSGLGVSKIIQHARIANDQIDRDAEEMVGPTAGGMLIIGNKTITGVKLKSSDIQTPPTRNIDQLMFIRYKNDIEPVCPSNDNSVANTSGAPFVKIWYGQCQRTTAAGTDDGALGAAGTSNQYALNWILGRQAMFLEGGSVSGNSCTDATETSNVGGAAAGFYTGGVTKQAYTALADVCKWSLGDINKNATSDTVALTYTYGTQRLRVNATSPGGAPSGSQLAQMHPLFVPNVSELQIEFAGDYATGTTNSAPPDGAVDTDASGNIKWYGISLSPPGVTALTATNIAKGWVFRKTNAAMWPYMIRIRYRMHDDKGVVPGSDNQPGRWFEQVIRVNRS, encoded by the coding sequence ATGAACAAGCGACGCGGACAAGCCGCTTTCACCATGATCGAGATGCTCGTGGCGATGGCCGTCGCGACCATCATGATTCTTTTCGTCAACCAGATCTTCAACACAGCCCGCAGCGCCGTCAGCTCGGGACTGGGCGTGAGCAAGATCATTCAGCACGCCCGCATCGCCAACGACCAGATCGACCGCGATGCCGAGGAAATGGTCGGTCCGACCGCCGGCGGCATGCTCATCATCGGCAACAAGACGATCACCGGCGTCAAGCTCAAGTCGTCGGACATCCAGACCCCGCCGACGCGCAACATCGATCAGCTCATGTTCATCCGTTACAAGAACGACATCGAGCCGGTCTGCCCCAGCAATGACAACTCCGTCGCCAACACCTCCGGCGCGCCGTTCGTGAAAATCTGGTACGGGCAGTGCCAGCGGACCACCGCGGCGGGTACGGACGATGGCGCGCTCGGTGCCGCCGGAACGTCCAATCAGTACGCCCTGAACTGGATCCTCGGCCGGCAGGCGATGTTCCTGGAAGGCGGATCGGTGTCGGGCAACTCCTGCACCGATGCGACGGAGACGTCGAACGTCGGCGGGGCGGCGGCAGGGTTCTACACCGGCGGCGTGACGAAGCAGGCGTACACGGCCCTGGCCGACGTGTGCAAATGGTCGCTGGGCGACATAAACAAGAACGCCACTTCCGATACCGTCGCACTGACCTACACCTACGGCACGCAGCGCCTGCGCGTCAACGCGACCTCCCCCGGCGGCGCGCCCTCCGGTTCGCAGCTTGCACAGATGCATCCGCTCTTTGTCCCCAATGTGAGCGAATTGCAGATCGAGTTCGCAGGCGACTACGCCACCGGCACGACCAACAGCGCCCCGCCCGATGGGGCCGTCGACACCGATGCGTCGGGCAATATTAAGTGGTACGGCATCTCGCTTTCGCCTCCCGGTGTGACAGCGCTGACGGCGACGAACATCGCCAAGGGCTGGGTCTTCCGCAAGACCAACGCCGCGATGTGGCCCTACATGATCCGCATCCGCTACCGCATGCACGACGACAAGGGCGTGGTGCCCGGGTCCGACAATCAGCCGGGCCGGTGGTTTGAACAGGTCATCCGCGTCAATCGCAGCTAG
- a CDS encoding prepilin-type N-terminal cleavage/methylation domain-containing protein, with amino-acid sequence MAHQQRNDDLLQSLHRGGDPTVNRHTQHPGFTLLEIMFSVMILGVGLIALSSLFPVASAVQKSTFDELMAQQLTTAVDATLRARGVSKADLIATPSYNDGAVHRLPDPTASPYTQGTNIPWILNDRSYPASKPRTYSYGGALGNAENRDFYWEIFFRRDSTTGDWQIFVIVMKRVPNPAAPAVPPQTISDANLSLGEPGINAATGAIVVKGTAALTGNYFHGAPINNTVTTARILQFGNEVVR; translated from the coding sequence CTGGCTCATCAACAACGGAACGACGATTTACTTCAATCGTTACACCGGGGCGGTGATCCCACAGTGAACAGACACACTCAACATCCCGGCTTCACTCTGCTTGAGATCATGTTCAGCGTGATGATCCTCGGCGTGGGGCTCATCGCGCTCTCGAGTCTCTTCCCCGTCGCCTCGGCCGTGCAGAAGTCGACGTTCGACGAACTGATGGCCCAGCAACTCACCACCGCCGTCGACGCCACCCTCCGCGCCCGCGGCGTGTCCAAGGCCGACCTCATCGCCACGCCCAGCTACAACGACGGCGCCGTGCATCGCCTGCCTGACCCGACCGCGTCGCCCTACACGCAGGGGACCAATATCCCCTGGATTCTCAACGACCGCAGTTACCCCGCGAGCAAGCCGCGGACCTATTCATATGGCGGCGCGCTCGGCAACGCAGAGAACCGCGACTTTTACTGGGAAATATTCTTTCGTCGCGATTCGACGACCGGCGACTGGCAGATCTTCGTGATCGTCATGAAGCGCGTGCCCAATCCGGCGGCTCCGGCGGTGCCGCCGCAGACGATCTCCGACGCGAACCTCTCGCTGGGCGAGCCGGGCATCAACGCCGCCACCGGCGCGATCGTCGTCAAGGGCACCGCCGCGCTGACCGGCAACTACTTCCATGGCGCCCCGATCAACAACACCGTCACGACCGCCCGCATTCTCCAGTTCGGCAACGAGGTGGTGCGATGA
- a CDS encoding prepilin-type N-terminal cleavage/methylation domain-containing protein, producing the protein MNTSRRSIMKTDRRRAFSLAELLIVISIIVLLLAIATPNLKSLTGSGQVAVGVNALSAAVSSARSFTGNTPVFAGGTYDGVAVLVTPQGELRIIENVDPTTISGFNVARHPYKDVVGRPYGYLPRGVGAVGIIRGGGAIGSGTVKLLSPPFCLRFDRNGEMVVRNTGSTMSSELRAVYYDANGDNAYQVSSSRTSTISGNPYYADAYEPTSPMFVKSNFDSTNQKYRAGDFDNIETVAGVILYNIETFRQVFASISTGSPLAAENNSTTSNTFAANSQGDWLINNGTTIYFNRYTGAVIPQ; encoded by the coding sequence GTGAACACGAGTCGCCGCTCCATCATGAAAACCGATCGCCGCCGCGCTTTCTCGCTGGCGGAACTGTTGATCGTCATCTCGATCATCGTCCTGCTATTGGCGATCGCCACGCCGAACCTCAAGTCGCTGACCGGCAGCGGGCAGGTCGCCGTCGGCGTCAACGCGCTCTCCGCCGCCGTGTCCAGCGCCCGCAGCTTCACCGGTAACACGCCTGTGTTCGCCGGTGGAACATACGACGGAGTCGCCGTGCTGGTCACGCCGCAGGGCGAATTGCGCATCATCGAAAACGTCGACCCGACCACGATCAGCGGTTTCAACGTGGCGCGGCATCCGTACAAGGATGTCGTCGGCCGACCCTACGGATACCTGCCGCGCGGCGTCGGCGCGGTGGGCATCATCCGCGGCGGCGGCGCCATCGGCAGCGGGACCGTCAAGCTCCTCTCCCCGCCGTTCTGCCTCCGCTTTGATCGTAACGGTGAAATGGTCGTCCGCAACACCGGCTCCACGATGAGCAGCGAGCTGCGGGCCGTGTACTACGATGCCAATGGCGACAACGCCTATCAGGTCAGCAGCAGCCGCACCAGCACCATCAGCGGCAACCCCTATTACGCGGACGCCTACGAGCCCACCAGCCCGATGTTCGTCAAAAGCAACTTCGACTCGACCAATCAGAAATATCGTGCTGGCGACTTCGACAATATCGAGACTGTGGCGGGCGTGATTCTCTACAACATCGAAACATTCCGGCAGGTCTTCGCGAGCATCTCCACCGGCTCGCCCCTCGCCGCAGAGAACAACTCCACCACGTCCAACACCTTCGCGGCCAACTCGCAGGGTGACTGGCTCATCAACAACGGAACGACGATTTACTTCAATCGTTACACCGGGGCGGTGATCCCACAGTGA